The following proteins come from a genomic window of Frankia casuarinae:
- the deoC gene encoding deoxyribose-phosphate aldolase, whose protein sequence is MQRMTTAPAGSDRPGEEPEKSPSRPAAGARPTLRRAEVARMVDHTLLQPSATGEEILALCGEAAKLGVGAVCVAPTHVYLAAASTRRDRGEVRPAFGVASVIGFPHGTHLTVIKAEEARRAVADGATEIDMVIDIANAMDENWRAIETEITEVRLSVPPDVVLKVILETALLPDESIGAACRAAEAGGAEFVKTSTGFHPAGGASVRAVRAMAAAVGGRLGIKASGGIRTTEKAIEMIEAGATRLGLSASADVLAGFPR, encoded by the coding sequence ATGCAACGTATGACAACGGCTCCGGCAGGATCGGACCGTCCCGGCGAGGAACCCGAGAAGTCCCCCTCCCGACCGGCCGCCGGCGCTCGCCCCACCCTGCGGCGCGCCGAGGTGGCCCGGATGGTCGACCACACACTGCTACAGCCGTCCGCCACCGGCGAGGAGATACTCGCGCTGTGCGGGGAGGCTGCCAAGCTGGGTGTCGGTGCCGTCTGTGTGGCGCCGACCCATGTCTACCTGGCCGCCGCGAGTACCCGACGGGACCGCGGTGAGGTCAGGCCGGCCTTCGGCGTCGCCTCTGTCATCGGCTTTCCGCACGGCACGCACCTGACCGTCATCAAGGCCGAGGAGGCGCGGCGGGCGGTCGCGGACGGCGCCACGGAGATCGACATGGTCATCGACATCGCCAACGCGATGGACGAGAACTGGCGAGCGATCGAGACCGAAATCACCGAGGTCCGGCTGTCGGTGCCGCCGGACGTCGTGCTCAAGGTCATCCTGGAGACGGCCCTGCTGCCGGACGAGAGCATCGGCGCCGCCTGCCGGGCAGCGGAGGCCGGCGGCGCCGAGTTCGTCAAGACCTCCACCGGTTTCCACCCGGCCGGCGGGGCCAGCGTGCGCGCAGTGCGGGCGATGGCGGCGGCCGTGGGTGGCCGGCTCGGCATCAAAGCCTCGGGCGGCATCCGCACCACCGAGAAGGCGATCGAGATGATCGAGGCCGGCGCGACCCGGCTCGGGCTGTCCGCCTCCGCGGATGTGCTCGCCGGCTTTCCCAGGTGA
- the upp gene encoding uracil phosphoribosyltransferase: protein MQLHIVDHPLAASSLTVLRDERTPRSRFRPVLYDLAMMLVYEATRTLPTMPVAVTTPLATTSGVRLAAEPVVVPVLRAGLGMLPAALNLLPDAHTAFIGLSRDETTFEPTVYLEAVPSDLAGRPVLLLDPMLATGGSALHCLRLLADRGARGVTVVSVVAAPEGLAALESGGPAVGTADLTVVTAVVDERLNETAYIVPGLGDAGDRIFGEM, encoded by the coding sequence GTGCAGCTGCACATCGTCGACCATCCCCTCGCGGCCTCGTCGCTGACCGTCCTGCGGGACGAGCGCACGCCTCGGTCCCGGTTCCGGCCCGTCCTGTACGACCTGGCGATGATGCTCGTGTACGAGGCGACCCGTACGCTGCCGACGATGCCGGTCGCCGTCACGACTCCGCTGGCCACGACCTCCGGGGTGCGGCTGGCCGCGGAGCCGGTCGTCGTCCCGGTGCTGCGGGCCGGGCTCGGCATGCTGCCGGCGGCGCTCAACCTGCTTCCCGACGCCCACACCGCGTTCATCGGGCTCTCCCGCGACGAGACGACCTTCGAACCCACGGTCTACCTGGAGGCGGTGCCCAGCGATCTGGCCGGCCGCCCGGTGCTGCTGCTCGACCCGATGCTCGCCACCGGCGGTTCGGCCCTGCACTGTCTGCGGCTGCTCGCCGACCGCGGGGCGCGGGGCGTCACCGTGGTCTCCGTGGTGGCAGCACCGGAGGGCCTTGCGGCGCTGGAATCCGGTGGCCCTGCGGTCGGCACGGCGGACCTGACCGTTGTGACCGCCGTGGTCGACGAGAGATTGAACGAGACGGCCTATATTGTGCCCGGGCTCGGCGACGCGGGTGATCGGATCTTCGGCGAGATGTGA
- a CDS encoding phospho-sugar mutase yields MPSASRPGPTSLPGPTSLPSPTSLPSPTSLPSPLAEQVEAWLNDDPDPADRAELARLRDGAGHDATLLAELTTRFHGPLRFGTAGLRGPLRAGPAGMNTAVVRRAAAGLATWLTSRAPPAPAPPAPAAPKPDPATAGSSMNAAPGSAAAPNSSTATVVVGYDARHRSEAFALDSARVFAGAGLRALVLPGPLPTPVLAFAVRRLGADAGVMVTASHNPATDNGYKVYLGDASSDAARGAQLVAPADREIEGMIAAAGPARAIPLAETWRRLDADVVDDYIHAAATAGRAATATATATATATDLRTDVTTDPTALTVAYTPLHGVGAGVLGAVFTAAGLAAPRVVHEQAEPDPEFPTVQWPNPEEAGAMDRVLALGERIDADLVLANDPDADRCAVAVGGRVLSGDEVGLLLADHVLHSCPGPVATTIVSSSGLRALAAEVGVPYAETLTGFKWIMRADARLVFGYEEALGYAVAPELVRDKDGITAALAIALVAARAKQRGRTLPDLLDELSARLGVHLTGQRSARFDDVTQIDETMHRLRAQPPTSLAGRPVTAVRDLLAGPRDGDAPAGGIPPRPARPVDRADAAHPVLPPADVLMLFLDEDRVIFRPSGTEPKLKVYLETVEPVPGHAVDAVPAARDQAAARLLHLHTAAGNLLDGRDGDHISPKIRSPASPSPGTI; encoded by the coding sequence ATGCCGTCCGCGTCCCGACCCGGCCCGACGTCCCTGCCCGGCCCGACGTCCCTGCCCAGCCCGACGTCCCTGCCCAGCCCGACGTCCCTGCCCAGCCCGCTCGCCGAGCAGGTCGAGGCCTGGCTGAACGATGATCCGGATCCCGCCGACCGGGCCGAACTGGCCCGGCTGCGCGACGGCGCGGGTCACGATGCCACGCTGCTCGCGGAACTGACCACACGTTTCCACGGACCGCTGCGGTTCGGCACAGCCGGGTTGCGCGGGCCACTGCGCGCCGGTCCAGCCGGCATGAACACTGCCGTGGTGCGCCGCGCCGCCGCCGGACTCGCCACCTGGCTCACGAGCAGGGCACCACCAGCACCGGCACCACCAGCACCGGCGGCACCGAAGCCGGATCCGGCCACGGCCGGGAGCTCCATGAACGCCGCACCGGGCTCGGCCGCGGCCCCGAATTCCTCGACGGCGACCGTCGTCGTCGGCTACGACGCCCGGCATCGCAGCGAGGCGTTCGCCCTCGACAGCGCCCGGGTGTTCGCCGGTGCCGGATTGCGGGCGCTGGTACTCCCCGGGCCGCTACCCACTCCGGTGCTGGCCTTCGCCGTGCGCAGGCTGGGCGCGGACGCCGGCGTGATGGTCACGGCCAGCCACAATCCGGCCACCGACAACGGCTACAAGGTCTACCTGGGTGATGCTTCCTCTGACGCCGCGAGGGGAGCGCAGCTCGTGGCTCCGGCGGACCGTGAGATCGAAGGAATGATCGCGGCTGCCGGCCCCGCCCGGGCGATCCCACTCGCCGAGACCTGGCGGAGGCTCGATGCGGATGTCGTCGACGACTACATACACGCGGCGGCCACGGCCGGCCGGGCAGCCACCGCCACAGCCACCGCCACAGCCACAGCCACCGACCTACGCACAGACGTGACCACAGACCCGACGGCCCTGACCGTTGCGTACACCCCGTTGCACGGTGTCGGCGCAGGCGTTCTCGGCGCCGTGTTCACCGCCGCGGGTCTCGCCGCACCCAGGGTCGTCCACGAGCAGGCCGAACCCGATCCGGAGTTTCCGACAGTCCAGTGGCCGAACCCCGAGGAGGCGGGGGCGATGGACCGGGTTCTGGCGCTCGGCGAGCGCATCGACGCCGATCTGGTACTCGCCAACGATCCCGACGCCGACCGGTGCGCCGTCGCCGTCGGAGGGCGGGTACTCAGCGGCGACGAGGTCGGTCTGCTTCTCGCCGATCATGTCCTGCACTCCTGCCCCGGTCCGGTGGCGACCACCATCGTCAGCTCCTCCGGTCTGCGTGCGCTGGCCGCCGAGGTCGGCGTTCCTTACGCCGAGACGCTGACCGGATTCAAGTGGATCATGCGTGCGGACGCGCGGCTGGTCTTCGGCTACGAGGAGGCACTCGGCTACGCCGTCGCCCCGGAGCTGGTCCGCGACAAGGACGGCATCACCGCCGCCCTCGCCATCGCCCTGGTCGCCGCGCGGGCGAAGCAACGAGGCCGGACCTTGCCAGACCTACTCGACGAGTTGTCCGCACGACTCGGTGTCCATCTCACGGGGCAACGCTCGGCGCGCTTCGACGACGTCACCCAGATCGACGAGACGATGCACCGCCTGCGGGCCCAGCCGCCGACCAGCCTCGCCGGGCGTCCCGTCACCGCGGTCCGTGACCTGCTGGCCGGTCCGCGGGACGGGGACGCACCGGCGGGAGGCATTCCCCCTCGACCCGCACGCCCCGTGGACCGCGCCGACGCGGCGCATCCGGTTCTGCCACCCGCCGACGTGCTCATGCTGTTCCTCGACGAGGACCGGGTGATCTTCCGCCCGAGCGGGACCGAACCCAAACTGAAGGTGTACCTCGAGACCGTGGAGCCGGTGCCGGGGCATGCCGTTGACGCGGTGCCCGCGGCTCGGGACCAGGCCGCGGCACGCCTGCTCCACCTGCATACGGCCGCGGGCAATCTGCTCGACGGACGCGACGGAGATCACATCTCGCCGAAGATCCGATCACCCGCGTCGCCGAGCCCGGGCACAATATAG
- a CDS encoding purine-nucleoside phosphorylase, which produces MRAQADEPNAAASAATLAELTGADRHDIAIVLGSGWPPAADVLSRQATDVTEVTFTQLGGFPSNTDVPGHKPTARSVQLGDRRLLIYLGRVHPYEGHDLSRVVHAVRLACAAGASTVILTNAAGGLRADMYVGQPVLVADHLNLTGRSPLVGPAFTDLTDAYSPRLRTLAREVDPTLTEGVYAGLPGPHFETPAEIRMLRLLGADLVGMSTVHETIAARAAGAEVLALSLVTNLAAGMSGKPLDHLEVLTAGAAAAERLGILLADIVTRL; this is translated from the coding sequence GTGAGGGCACAGGCGGACGAACCGAATGCGGCGGCCTCGGCCGCCACCCTGGCCGAGCTGACCGGAGCCGACCGGCACGACATCGCGATTGTGCTGGGATCGGGCTGGCCCCCGGCCGCCGATGTACTGTCCCGGCAGGCGACCGACGTCACCGAGGTCACGTTTACCCAACTCGGCGGCTTCCCCTCCAACACCGACGTTCCCGGGCACAAGCCGACCGCACGCTCCGTCCAGCTCGGCGACCGTCGCCTGTTGATCTATCTGGGTCGCGTGCATCCGTACGAGGGCCATGACCTGTCCCGGGTGGTCCACGCGGTCCGCCTGGCCTGTGCGGCCGGCGCGTCGACCGTCATACTGACGAACGCCGCCGGCGGTCTGCGCGCGGACATGTACGTCGGCCAGCCCGTCCTCGTCGCTGACCATCTGAACCTGACCGGCCGCTCGCCCCTGGTCGGCCCGGCGTTCACCGACCTGACCGACGCCTATTCCCCCCGGCTACGGACGCTTGCCCGCGAGGTCGATCCCACCCTGACCGAAGGGGTGTATGCGGGACTGCCCGGTCCGCACTTCGAGACACCCGCGGAGATCCGCATGCTGCGGCTCCTGGGAGCCGACCTGGTCGGCATGTCGACCGTGCACGAGACGATCGCGGCGCGGGCCGCCGGAGCGGAGGTGCTGGCCCTGTCCCTGGTCACCAACCTCGCGGCGGGGATGAGCGGCAAGCCGCTGGATCATCTCGAGGTGCTGACCGCGGGAGCCGCCGCCGCGGAACGCCTGGGTATCCTGCTCGCCGACATCGTCACCCGGCTGTAG